A window of candidate division TA06 bacterium genomic DNA:
CGAGGAGCGCACCATCGCTTTTGACTGGGCCTGGCACCGGCGCCGGGAATTCCAACCTTCCGATTTCAAGACACTGGAACGTTGGCTGCGCGACCAGGTCAACAACTGGGGCGGGGTGGACGACCTGTGCCGCCGGGCCTTCGGGTTTTTTATCTGCCGTTATCCCCAATTCCTGCCCAAAGTTTTCGGCTGGACGAAAGCCCGGAAGTGGCATATGCGCCGGGCGGCGGCGGTGATCCTGATCGCTCCCGCCAAACTGGGCCGGGCTTTGCCGGAGACCCTTAAAACATCGGACGCGGTGCTGAAAGATGAGCATTACCTGGTGCAAAAGGGCTATGGCTGGCTGCTCAAGGAGGCCTATGTCATATTTCCCCGGGAAGTGTTTGGGTTTGTGATGAAGAACAAAGACCAGATGCCCCGGACGGCTTTGCGCTATGCCATAGAAAAA
This region includes:
- a CDS encoding DNA alkylation repair protein, with translation MKDIIKHIRAELLQNVDPVYRRGAMNYFKEGIVLHGVRLPAVRTISAKYYSQLRGLDKKEIFVLCDRLLSYGTSEERTIAFDWAWHRRREFQPSDFKTLERWLRDQVNNWGGVDDLCRRAFGFFICRYPQFLPKVFGWTKARKWHMRRAAAVILIAPAKLGRALPETLKTSDAVLKDEHYLVQKGYGWLLKEAYVIFPREVFGFVMKNKDQMPRTALRYAIEKMPPVLCKKAMAKYLNSVA